The genomic stretch AAGTTTAGCTTTAATTGAAAGTGGAGTTCCTGTAGTTGTAATTGGAGATGATTCTGAAATTTTATCAAATGCACTTGAAATTAAAACTCGTTGTGGGATTATAATTGGAATAGGTAGTAAAAATCATGAAATATACGATTATTACCTTGAAGTTCCTGAAAATTTTAAAGCGATATTTACAGTAATTTTAATGCAGATTTTATCATTAAAAATGACTTTAGTATTAGGATTTAACCCAGACAAGCCTAGAAATTTGGCGAAAAGTGTAACAGTTAAGTAAAATGAATGAATTAATTCATTAGTTACTTTGTTTATGAACAAAGTTTATAAATCCAATTTCATTTTCTTTTGTATCATGGCGCAAGTTCCAAAAACAAAAACAACAAACAAGGTTCTATTTGATACCGTTCAAGATTTAAGAAAATTATCTAATAAGACTGGTGTTAAGGTGTGGAAAGCAGTGGCAGTAAAATTAGCTGGTCCTGCGAGTCAAAGGTCACAAGTAAATGTTGGTAAAATTGACAAGTTAGTAAAAGATTCAGAAACAATTATTGTTTGTGGAAAAATTTTAGGTGACGGTTTATTATCTAAAAAAGTAACTGTAGTTGCACTTAGTGCATCAGATAGCGCAGTTGCAAAAATCGAGAAAGCAGGTGGTAAATTTGTAAAAATTAAAGATCACATTGCAAAAACTCCAGATAACAAACTAAGAATTATTGCATAGTCGATGAATGAATCGACCACCGAAAAAGACTTAGTCTTTTGACCGTGATTAATTCAAATTATTTTTTATAGCGAAGTGGAGCAGTTAGGAGTGCTCGCAGGGCTCATAACCCTGAGGTCAGTGGTTCAAATCCACTCTTCGCTACTCAAGGAAGATCCGTTTATTGGGTCAGACCTATATTTCTAAAATAACTAAAATTTAAATACAAATTTCACTATTTTTATTAAATTTTCAAAAAAATTAAACAATAAATATTTTAGAATTTTAAATATTTATCTGCATAAGAACCAACAATAGGTATCTCATCATTTTTCCCATTAATTGAATTAACAAGTCCAATTATCCATAATACAAATATTGTGATACTAACAATTACTTCTATAAATATAATTATAGGTATCAATACTATAGTAAAAGCCAAAATGCTGCCTAAAATTGCAAAGGCAATGTTAAATACTAATGATATAATTAGTAAATTTAAAGCTTGTTTAGTATGGAATTTCACATAAGAACTTTTTTTCATTTTCTCATCAGCAAAATACCATATAATTCCAACTAGGAAATAGGCTAAAATTGAGACTAGCTTTTCATTTTATATATTTTCTGTTTTTGCCATTCTATAATATAAACTTAGCAATTTATAAAGTTGAGCACTATTAAAATATTTTACAACTTCAAATTTCTTCTATATCTAATTATTTTAAGTGCTTTAAGCATTGGATGACTATTATTATTATTTTTAATACATTCTTCTTTAAATTTAAAATAGTATAAATCTAATTTATCATTAGTTAATTTACTCAAATATTCAAACTTTGAATCTAATTCCTCATTTACTATTGAATCACTTTTAATGTTATTAATAGAAAATACTTCAGATGAATCTTTAGATTCTCCAAAATCAAATAAATTCTTTTTTTTTTTAGTCTTTTTCAATTTAGACTCATATTGATTCATAATTGTAAAAAGGTCTTTAATTCCTCTCGTAATCTGCCTTATATCTTCCTGAATTGCTTGAGCAATAGCTCCAAGGTTCTTTTCAGCATTTTTTTGGCTTTTACATCTAAAAATAAATTCTTTACCATTAATAACCCATAATACTTGTGCAAAATCATCATCATACTCAATTTCAATATAATCTTTCAAAACTCCAATTTTGCTCAAAGCAGAAATAATTTGATTTTCATAATATTCAACAGATTTTAGTCCTTCAAACTCATGTGGTTTAAATATTAATGTTTTTCCATTGATATTATACTCTTTCATATAAATAAAAATTATGTTTAAGATTTATAAAATTTGAGTTTCCTCAAAATCCACTATTCTCAGCCAAATATTTAATCTCTTCAATAGTCGACTCTCTACCTAAAATTTCATTTCTATATGGAAATCTTCCAAATTCTTTAATAATTTCTTTATGTAGATTAGCATATTTCGTACTCTCTTTCAAATCTAATCCTTTCTCTTTAGCCATTTCTTCAAAAAATTCAACACACTTTTCTTGTTCATTCAAGCTCTCAGAGTGCATAAATGGCATATAAAAAAAATTTCTTCCTCTTTTAACTTTTTTATTAAAACCTTTTTCAATTGCTCTTTTAGCAACATTTAGAGCTAAATTATCACTTGCAAAGCTTTTAGTAGTTCCTCTATACATATTCCTAGGAAATTGATCAAGTAGAATAATCAAAGCAAGAGTAGACTCTGGATCCTCTTCCCAAGATGTAAGTCCCAGATTTATAGCTTTATAGTACAAATCTTCAAACTTCTCACGAATTTTTTTATCTAATTCAGGATTCTTCTCAAACCATGCTTTAGGCTCTAAATTAAACCAAAACTCTATTACATCTTTAGATTCCATTATCGGATATGGTTTTTCAAATTTATAAAATTAAGCAAATAAAACCAATAATATTATAAATAAAACTATTCTCTCTATTCTTAGCATAGTAAAAATAAAATAATATTAATAATACATAATTTTGAATAAAATTACAAATTTTATATCAATGTTTTATTATACATGCAAAAAGTGGCTATTAATAACGGTCAATGAATAGGTATTAAACAAATGATTTGTAAAAGTTGTAATAGTAATAAAATAATAACACGAAAAAATTATTCTCATGGTAAAGCATCTGGGGGAAAGAAAGTTCTGTCCTGTAAAGAATGTGGTTCAAGTGATATTGAATTACCAAGAAGTAATAATTTTAGGAGAAGATAAAAATGAAAGGAACAGTTAAATTTTTTAACCAATTAAAAGGCTTTGGATTCATCAAAGCTGAAGACGAGAAAGAGTACTTCGTTCACATCTCAGGTATTGAGGGTGGAGTAGAATTAAATGAGGGAGATAATGTAGATTTCGAAACTCAAAAAGATGACAGAGGATTAAAAGCAGTTAATGTAAAAATTGGTGCTGAATCTTCAGATTCTGAAGAATAAATATTTTATTCTTTTTAAACAAACAAAAATTCTAAATAAAATATAAATTACTTGTAATTTTACTATTAAATTCAAACCAAACTATCTCTACCACTAAAAGGCACAAATCTCACAGATATAGATTTCATTACAAGTTTAAGTTCATCAGCACTTTTAACATACTTTGTAAGCCTTTGAGAATGCAAGTCTCCTTCAGGTAAGACTATCACTCCTCCTTCTTTCAAAGATTTGATAATACTTATTGGCACTTTATCTATTGCTGTAGTAATTATTGCTTTATCGAAATAATTTTCTTCTTGAACATCAGAACCATCTATACATTTAATAACAACATTATCTATTTTAGATTGTTTCAAGTTATTTTTTGCAAAATTACAAAGCTCTGGAATAATCTCGTAACTAATTACCTTACTAACAATTTTGCTTAAAATCGCTGATTGGTATCCACTACCAGTTCCAATTTCTAAAACTAAATCATATTCATCTAAATTTAGCATCTGAGTCATATACGCAACAACAAAAGGTTGAGAAATGCTCTGTAATGCGCAAATAGGTAATGCAGAATCTAAATAAGCGTAATCTTTATTTTCTTTTAAAACAAAATTTTCTCTTGGAACTTCAAGCAATGCATTTAATACATTCTTATCAACAATTCCTTGAGATTTTAGATAAAATGTTAAAATCTCCCTTTCTTGTTTCCTAGTTTTCATTTGATTAATTTATTTTTATCATCTTTAAATATTCTAAGCGCAATCCATACAATAAGTATAAATTCAACAAGTAATATTGCAGGTCTTGCATATCTTCCCATATCAGAAAAATACTGTGCAGTACCAAAAAAAACGGTACTTATTCCACCAATTAAAAGACCTGATATAATCCAATCTGTAGCATTTTTCTTAGATGTTGTATACATTCCAACAATAATTGCAATAAGTCCCATAACACTCGTTACAATAAATCCTAAAAGTCTAAAATCTTTTGATGCTTTATTATATTCTGCTTGACAAGTATTACATTCATAACTTATAGGACAATTTACGCTATCATATGTATATTCTATAAAACCTTCACTCTGACTACAAATCAATTGTTCTTCTTTAGAAGGATTTTCAAATAGAGGACAAGAATCATTGCCTTGCTTGTCAATAAAAGGTCTTGAATCCTGAGCGCAATAATCATTGTAATTAGGTTGTGGTTTAATCAGCTCAACAACACTAAAACTAAAAAGAGTAAAAATTATCACGATAATAATTATAATTCCATATTTCTTAACTTTGTCTATCATATCAGGAGTATATGATTTGTGAATTTATAAAATTAACTTGAAATATTAGTAATTTGAGAAAAGAAGAGATAGATTTAATTATTTTCAATAAAATAATTAACTAAACCAACCTTTAAACCCTGTCCACATTTTTGAAAACATATTTTTAGATTGAACTTGATTTACTTGTTGTACATTATTTTCATTAATTTGATTAACTCCATTATCTGCAGCATTAGAATTCTTATTCTGACTACTTACTTGAGTTTGAGCTCCTTGAGAATCATATTGAGTTCCAGTTTCCATATCACCTGATAAAATTAAATTATAATCTTCTTCAGTAATAAATTGAGGCTCATAAACTCCACCATTTCTTTCAAGCAATCTAATAAATCTTGTAAATCTTTAATATCTAAATCTTCAACTGTTGCTCCAACACTTAGTGCATCAACTAATGAATTTGAACCTTGTTCTACTAATTGATTATACAAATCTTGTAATTCTTGATTTTCAAATACTCCTCTTTCATCATTTGTCATTGGGTCTTCAATATCATACTTATCTAAAAGAGATTTAACTGCAGTAGTATGTGTTTGTTCACTACTTGCAATATTTGTGAAAATTTGTTGAGACCAAATATCATAAAGTTCTAAATAAACATCTCTTGCTAACTTTTCTTCTTCTTTCATAAGCAATAAACCATTCATCTCTTCCTGGCTTAATTCTTCAATTGGATATGCATCAATTTGAGTTTGATGATCTACTTGAGTATCATCATAAATTAAGTAAACCTGTCCACCTTGATTCTTTCCAAAACCTTTGCCTTGTTGTCCATTACCATTAAATGCAAATGTGCTACTGCTCATTAAAATAACTAAAAACAGATCAATTATTATTTTCATTGTATTTTATCAATTTGTTATATTTTTCTATGTTTGAAACAAGATATATATATTATTGAAACCTATATACTTAAATCTACGCATAATCAACTTTAATCAGGAAATAGATTTTTCTTGTCACAAAAAATCCTATCAGAAGTAGAAATATTAATAATGAGAAATCAGAAATCAGAGTAAGCAATTCTCCCCATGTTTCTTTAAAGAAAAACCCTAATGAAGCAAATATAGTTGCATATAGAATCTCCCCAAATATTATAAATATTATAAACTTTTTAAAATCAAACTTATTCAATCCGGCTATATAATTCATAGCAGGTCCAAGTCCAGTAATTAAAAATCTAGTAAAAAATATACTAGAACTTCCATATTTACTCATTGCTTTCTCACTTTTGTTATAATTTTTTGAAATAAACTTCTTATGTTTATATTTTTCTAATAATTTGCTTCCATATTTCTCACCTATTTTATATGCAAAAATATCTCCAGTAATTGTAAAAATAATAATAATTAATATTATCAAGAAAAGATATGAAATACTATAAGTAGAAGAACCTGCAAACATAATCAAAAAAATTGCTCCAAGTGGAACTCCAATTTGAGAGAAAAAAGTAAAGAATGAAAGAGCAAAAATAATATTCTCTTCAAAATAATCAAATATAAAATCTAAACTCATTTTTTATTATCACCTGAAGAATTATCATTTAGGTTATATTTCTTATTTAAATCTCTAATAATATTTTTACAATCTAGATTTTCTTCAATACAAATAGTTGAAAGAGGTTTCCTTTTATCATAAAAACTCAAATCTATATTTAATTCATTTTTGAAATCAACCTCAAATCTACTCTCAATAGATTTAATATTCATCCAATCTTCTATCTTTTGTGTAGATTCATCTTGATTAAAATAATCTTTATGCAAATCCCACATTTGATACTTATTATAAGTTTTAAAAGAAAATAGTGAAATCAAACCTAAAATAATAATTAATAAAACTATCAAAAATATTAATTTTTTCTTTTTATTCATAATTAATTATTTCATTAAATCTTTATAAATTATTTTAATTATATTTATATATTTACAAAACATCGCTAATTCTTTTCTTTTTTATTAAAACTGATTGTCCTATATAATCATTAATAATATCTTCATCAATTTCTTCTGCATGTTTAAATTTGACATATTTTATCTTATCTTCACTTTTTTTATCAAATATTTTATATCTATCAACTATTAAGTCTCCATGTCCAAATGAAAGCTTAACATAATCTTTTATAGGAAAAATTCCAATAATATATCCCGATATTGGATGATGGTAGAGTATGCTTTTCAATTCAAAATTGACCTTTTCTTCAATATCTTCATACTTTTTATAAATTATTTTCCTTAAAGTTTTAATAATATCAATAACTTCAAAGTTATAATCTGCTAAAAAATCCACTAAATCTGGGTTCTCACTAATTTTTTTCATTAGATGATATGGATTTTGTAAATTATATACTTATCGTTTTATTCTTTCAAATATCTCAAATTTTAAGGAATAACTAAAAATATTTCAATTAATTTCAAATTACCTTACTCAAATATTGATTCCTTCCTAAATTTTTTAGTCAGTAGATAGTAAAATACTGCTCTATTCTTTCTTCCATGATTCTTAAGTTTATCACGGACTTCCATAATTGCTTTATCAAGTTTATCTTCAGAAAGTTCTTCTAAACCTAACTTTATTTTTAAAAAATTATGTTTCACTGTTTCTAGTTCCTTTTCATCACCACATGAAACTAACTCAGCATCTGCATTATATATACTTGGCCCAAGATATGTTGTAATTTTAAACAACAAGTTTTGGTCAATATCTTCTCCTAAATCTTTAAGTTGAGTATTATATTTTTCTATTTTTTTTGTTTTTTCCATCTTTTCATCACTCATGTTATATGAATTTAGAATTTATAAAACTAACTTTTATAAACCTCGTTCTCCTGAAACTACTATCATGGCATTAACAGAAGTTACACTAACGATTTTAATAGTTTTTCTATTAATTGTAATATCTTCATTACCTCTATACCTTGCAGCAAAAACTTTTGGAGGAAAAACTACTATTTTAAAAACATTTTTTGTAATGATACTAGTCAGTATTCTTACAATTTTTGCTCAAGCAATTTTTAGAATATATGGAACAATTATAGCATTCATCCTAGTGTTAATTGTATTTAAAGAATTATTTCATCTAAGTTTAGGAAAAGCATTTTTAGTATGGATATTTTGGTTAATTTTTGTAATATTATTCACATTTATTTTTTCAATACTAGGTTTAAGCTTCTTTGCAATAACATTATTTTGATTCAATTTTATCTTTTATTTTTTTATACATATTAAAACATCTCTCCGAATTCTCAATATCTCCCTTTTCTCTATAAATCTTGTATAGTTGTAAATATATCTTGAAATTTTCTTTATCAATATCTAGAGCATTATTATAATTTTTAATTGCAAGTTCAATGTTTTTCCTCCTCTCAGCAATTAAACCTTTGTAATAATAACATTCAGAATTATTAGGATTTAATCTCAAACAATTATTAAATTCTATTTCTGATTCTTCAAACTTATTCTCTAAAAGAAATATTTCTGCTTTTTCAAAATAGGCATCCTCAAATTTAGGGTTAATTTCAATTACTTTATTGTAACTTTTAATTGCAAGTGAATAATCTTTTTTTATTTTATACACATTCCCAATTCCTTGATATGCTAAAAACAAATTTTTATCTCTATCTAGAGATTTTTCATAATTAGATATAGCTTTTTCATAATTTAGCAGTTTTTCATAAATAAGTCCTAAAAAATAAAATATTTGTGGATTATCATTTCCTAGTTCAAGTGATTTATTCAAATCCGAAATAGCATTTTCATAATTTCGAATATAATCTTTTTTATCCTCATCATCATTATATTTTGAAAACTCAATTTTAATATCTTCTTTTTTCTCCTTAATTTCATCATCACTATCTAATCTAATCTTTTTTATTGAAGTAATATCTTCTTTTCTTTGATTATCTTTTAGTTCTTTTGAGAAATTAACTTTGACAATTTCATCATCTTCTTTAAATTTTTTATTATCTTCAATAATTTTCACAAATTTATCATGAAATTTTTTATAATCATCTTCATCAAGGTTTTTTTTATTTGAAAGTTCTTTCTTAAATTTAATTTTCTCACTCCAATCATATTTTTGTTCTAATTCTTTTTTATCTTCTTTCTCTTTTAGTGTTCTCTTAATTTCCATATCTTTTTTATAATAATCTTCTTCTTCTTTCTCAATTTCTACTCTCGTAGTTTTTTTATTATTTTCAAATGTTTTATTATCTTCACTAATATCATTGTTATTATTATCTTCTAGATTTTTAAGAATTGTTTTAATATGTTTAAGTTCTTTTTCTAGTTCTTTTTTTCTCTTAGAATTCTTATTCTCTTCTTTGAAAAGTTTCTCTAAGACTATAAAATCCTTTTTTGCATTTTTTAAGTCTCCTAAATCCTTATATAAAATTCCTCTTTTGTAATAAGCTTCAGTAAATGTTGGGTCAAGTTCAATAACTTTATTAAAATTTTCAATTGCCCTTTCTCTAAATCCTAAATATGTATTTGCAAGCCCTCTCTCAAAGTAATTTTCAACAAGTTCCTTAGTATTATCTAAAGTAAATATATTTTTGAACTTATTGAAAAAATCCATATTATTTTATTATAAACTCATTTTATATTCTTTCTTCCAATTTTTTAGGAGTGACTTTTACTATTAAGATTATTTAGGAACAATTATAAATAATTATCATAAGTAAAGTGTATGGTCGATTATTTAGCATTAAAAATATTATTCATTATGCTCGTCGTATTTCTTGTAATCTGGGATATGACTTGGAAAGCTATAGGAATGTGGAAAGCAGGTAGAAACAATCAATTGGTTTGGTTTGTTTTCATATTCATTCTAAATACAGCAGGAATTTTACCAATAGTTTATATCTTCTTTTTTCAAAGAAATATGAATAAAAAAATAAAAACTAAAATCAAAACCAAAAAGTAAAGATTTTTCATTAAAATACTCCATTTTTTAATATGAGTATAAAATAAATACTCCAATAGATATTCTAAAAATAACCAAAAATTAACCTAATAATTTTAGATTTATTTTTTAATCACAGGATAAAGTGTTTTATTAAAAAATCCTTTAACTAAGTTCTTCTCAGCAAGGAAAATAAAAATTGAAGTAAAGATAATACTAATAACTACAACGCTTAAAACAACATTAACAAAATTAGCAGCTGCTCCATTTAGAACCTCCGATTGAACACTTAATTGAGCTAGAACTGCTGCAGCTAATCCTTTAGGGATAAGACTCTCTAAAAATAATCTATCTTTTTCTAAATCCTTATCTTTTAAAAAAACCATCTTAACTGCAAAAGGTCTAATTAAATAAATTCCAAATGTGATAATGAAACCCCAAACAAAAATGAATGGGTCTGAAAATTCAATTAAAATTCCTAAATATACAAAGAAAAATATCTTTAAGAAAAATGAAATCTCTGAAAAAATCACTTTAGCATTATTAGATAAAACTCTTTTATTAGCCCTCAAATCCAATATTTCGTCCTTTTTATCATGACTCCTAAATCTTGCTGCTCTTTTCTCAATTTGCTCATCTTTATTCTTATTCATAAAACCTAAAATTGATCTAGAATTTCCTAAAATCAAACCAAAAGTTAAAGCTCCTATAGCTCCAGATGCACTAACAAAAGGACTCTCTATAAATGCATAAAGTCCAACAACTAATCCTATAGTTAGAATATGCATATCAATTAACTCTTCAAATTTACTCATTAAAACAATCCAGATCATACCAAAAATTGTAGCAACAATAATTGCCATAGAAAATGAAGATAAGACACTCTTAAAAATTCCACTTGCAACAATTTGGCCAGTCTCAAGAATTTGAAGAAGTGTAATAACACTAATAATTCCTAAAACATCTGTAATAGCGCTCTCTAGTGTCAAAACATTCCCGAATCTTTCTCTAATTGAGATATTTTGGATAAGAGGAATAACAACAGCTGAAGAAGTTCCACCTAAAACCATTCCACAAAGTAAAGCAATAGTCCATGATTGAAATAAGCCATATGTAATAAGAGTTACAACAGCTATTGTCAAAAGAAAATGAACAATTGTAAGACTAAGAGTTTTTGGTAAAACTTTAATTAAACTTCTAAAATCAATACTAAGTGCTCCTTGAAACAAT from Candidatus Woesearchaeota archaeon encodes the following:
- a CDS encoding 50S ribosomal protein L18e, which gives rise to MAQVPKTKTTNKVLFDTVQDLRKLSNKTGVKVWKAVAVKLAGPASQRSQVNVGKIDKLVKDSETIIVCGKILGDGLLSKKVTVVALSASDSAVAKIEKAGGKFVKIKDHIAKTPDNKLRIIA
- a CDS encoding DUF924 domain-containing protein — encoded protein: MESKDVIEFWFNLEPKAWFEKNPELDKKIREKFEDLYYKAINLGLTSWEEDPESTLALIILLDQFPRNMYRGTTKSFASDNLALNVAKRAIEKGFNKKVKRGRNFFYMPFMHSESLNEQEKCVEFFEEMAKEKGLDLKESTKYANLHKEIIKEFGRFPYRNEILGRESTIEEIKYLAENSGF
- a CDS encoding cold shock domain-containing protein, which translates into the protein MKGTVKFFNQLKGFGFIKAEDEKEYFVHISGIEGGVELNEGDNVDFETQKDDRGLKAVNVKIGAESSDSEE
- a CDS encoding protein-L-isoaspartate(D-aspartate) O-methyltransferase is translated as MKTRKQEREILTFYLKSQGIVDKNVLNALLEVPRENFVLKENKDYAYLDSALPICALQSISQPFVVAYMTQMLNLDEYDLVLEIGTGSGYQSAILSKIVSKVISYEIIPELCNFAKNNLKQSKIDNVVIKCIDGSDVQEENYFDKAIITTAIDKVPISIIKSLKEGGVIVLPEGDLHSQRLTKYVKSADELKLVMKSISVRFVPFSGRDSLV
- a CDS encoding DUF2202 domain-containing protein; the encoded protein is MKIIIDLFLVILMSSSTFAFNGNGQQGKGFGKNQGGQVYLIYDDTQVDHQTQIDAYPIEELSQEEMNGLLLMKEEEKLARDVYLELYDIWSQQIFTNIASSEQTHTTAVKSLLDKYDIEDPMTNDERGVFENQELQDLYNQLVEQGSNSLVDALSVGATVEDLDIKDLQDLLDCLKEMVEFMSLNLLLKKIII
- a CDS encoding VTT domain-containing protein, with protein sequence MSLDFIFDYFEENIIFALSFFTFFSQIGVPLGAIFLIMFAGSSTYSISYLFLIILIIIIFTITGDIFAYKIGEKYGSKLLEKYKHKKFISKNYNKSEKAMSKYGSSSIFFTRFLITGLGPAMNYIAGLNKFDFKKFIIFIIFGEILYATIFASLGFFFKETWGELLTLISDFSLLIFLLLIGFFVTRKIYFLIKVDYA
- a CDS encoding DUF1801 domain-containing protein; its protein translation is MKKISENPDLVDFLADYNFEVIDIIKTLRKIIYKKYEDIEEKVNFELKSILYHHPISGYIIGIFPIKDYVKLSFGHGDLIVDRYKIFDKKSEDKIKYVKFKHAEEIDEDIINDYIGQSVLIKKKRISDVL
- a CDS encoding DUF2853 family protein: MEKTKKIEKYNTQLKDLGEDIDQNLLFKITTYLGPSIYNADAELVSCGDEKELETVKHNFLKIKLGLEELSEDKLDKAIMEVRDKLKNHGRKNRAVFYYLLTKKFRKESIFE
- a CDS encoding tetratricopeptide repeat protein; translation: MDFFNKFKNIFTLDNTKELVENYFERGLANTYLGFRERAIENFNKVIELDPTFTEAYYKRGILYKDLGDLKNAKKDFIVLEKLFKEENKNSKRKKELEKELKHIKTILKNLEDNNNNDISEDNKTFENNKKTTRVEIEKEEEDYYKKDMEIKRTLKEKEDKKELEQKYDWSEKIKFKKELSNKKNLDEDDYKKFHDKFVKIIEDNKKFKEDDEIVKVNFSKELKDNQRKEDITSIKKIRLDSDDEIKEKKEDIKIEFSKYNDDEDKKDYIRNYENAISDLNKSLELGNDNPQIFYFLGLIYEKLLNYEKAISNYEKSLDRDKNLFLAYQGIGNVYKIKKDYSLAIKSYNKVIEINPKFEDAYFEKAEIFLLENKFEESEIEFNNCLRLNPNNSECYYYKGLIAERRKNIELAIKNYNNALDIDKENFKIYLQLYKIYREKGDIENSERCFNMYKKIKDKIESK
- a CDS encoding DUF5652 family protein, whose protein sequence is MVDYLALKILFIMLVVFLVIWDMTWKAIGMWKAGRNNQLVWFVFIFILNTAGILPIVYIFFFQRNMNKKIKTKIKTKK
- a CDS encoding cation:proton antiporter, giving the protein MDVIYIFAIISGIIFLGYLSEWIFKKTNIPDVLFLIGTGIALRYYFKIVTPESFVSIAGIFTTFALVFLLFQGALSIDFRSLIKVLPKTLSLTIVHFLLTIAVVTLITYGLFQSWTIALLCGMVLGGTSSAVVIPLIQNISIRERFGNVLTLESAITDVLGIISVITLLQILETGQIVASGIFKSVLSSFSMAIIVATIFGMIWIVLMSKFEELIDMHILTIGLVVGLYAFIESPFVSASGAIGALTFGLILGNSRSILGFMNKNKDEQIEKRAARFRSHDKKDEILDLRANKRVLSNNAKVIFSEISFFLKIFFFVYLGILIEFSDPFIFVWGFIITFGIYLIRPFAVKMVFLKDKDLEKDRLFLESLIPKGLAAAVLAQLSVQSEVLNGAAANFVNVVLSVVVISIIFTSIFIFLAEKNLVKGFFNKTLYPVIKK